The Candidatus Thiothrix anitrata genome includes the window CCAAAGACGATGTGATGTTGCCGTTGCAACAATGGGCGAAAGATGCTGAAGCGGAGTTGCTGGTAGGTGGTTTTTTCCACGATGCTGAAACTGAGTCAGTTTACAACGCGATCATGGCGATAGGCGGTAAATATGATGTGGAAACTTCGTTGAAAACCGCTGATGGGGTTTATGGTAAACGGCATTTAGTGCCTTTTAGTGAATACATTCCGCTGTTGGATTATCTGCGCTTTTTGGAAAACATCGTTAAATTACCTTACGACAATGTAACGCCTTGGAAGGGCGGGCATACCTTGACAGTTGCCGGACAACCGATGCGTATGTCGGTGTGTTACGAAGATGCTTATGCCGAAGAAATGATCGAAGGCTTGCCCGAAGCTACCATGCTGGTGAATGTGAGTAATGACGGTTGGTTTACCGGGTCGATTGAGCCGCAGCAACACGCGGAGCTGGCACGGATGCGGGCTGTGGAAACCGGACGCTTTTTATTGCGTGCCACCAATAACGGCGTGAGTGCGATTATTAATGAGAAAGGGCAGGTATTAAACACTATGCCGCAGTACCAGTCAGGGGTTGTTTCGGGGTACGCCATGCCTTTGAGTGGTGCTACTCCGTATGTGGAAGTGGGTAATTGGTTGGTCATTGTTACCATGTTGTTATTGTTCTTAATACCGCTGGTAGGGTTTCGTGGTAAATTCGTTTAACGGGATTGTGACCAAGGAGCATTTACCATGAAATTATGTCGTTATCTTGTGGTGGGTTTGCTATTGAGCAGTGGCTTGGTTGGGTGTGCGGGCGTACCACCTGCGGAGCAATTGCGGCGTGAAATGGCGGGTGTGGATAATTCCTCGCCGGTATTTTCCCAAGGTTATGCTGACGGTTGTCAAAGTGGTTTGTCTGCCGGAGGCGATGGTCGTTTTGTGTATGTTAAAGATTTGAGCAAAGTCAATCAGCCAAATTATAAGCTGGGTTGGGAAGATGGTTTCCGTATTTGTCAGTCCCGCCAAGTACAGCGTAATAATGAACGCAATAGCACCGATCGGTTTGGTGGTGCGCCTTATCCTTGGTTTCCGCGAACCGGGGTAAGTATTGGAGTGCAATTATAGGTAGTGTTAGTCAGGATTGGTGTTTTCACGTACAATCGCCCCTTTTTCACCCGCGACCACAACTCAGGAACCCTATGCAATTCAACACCACAGAAGAAATTCTTGAAGACCTTGCCGCTGGCAAAATGGTCGTTATTGTTGACGATGAAGACCGCGAAAACGAAGGCGATTTGCTGATGGTAGCGTCGCTGACACGCCCGGAAGATATTAACTTCATGGTGAAGGAAGGGCGTGGTCTGGTGTGTTTAACATTGACCCGTGAACGTTGTAAGCAGTTGAATCTGCCTTTGATGATTTCTGCAACCGATGAAGAACACCGTACCAATTTCACCGTTTCCATTGAGGCGGCGGAAGGTGTAACTACCGGTATTTCAGCGTATGACCGGGCGCATACGATCCGTACTGCGGTTGCACCGAATGCTGTGCCGCAAGACATTGAGCAACCCGGACATATTTTTCCGCTGATGGCACAGCCGGGTGGGGTATTAACCCGTGCCGGACACACGGAAGCCGGTTGTGATCTGGCGCGTTTAGCCGGTTTTGAACCCGCCGCCACCATTGTGGAAATCCTCAATGAAGACGGCACGATGGCGCGTCGCCCTGACTTAGAGGTGTTCGCACAAAAACACGGTCTGAAAATGGGGACGATTGAAGACTTAATCCGTTATCGGGTGCAAAACGAAAAGACAGTCGAGCGCGTTTTCGAGCGTGAGGTGCAGACTGATTTCGGGCAGTTTCATTTGGTGGCATTTCAAGAGTTTGCGAAGCGCGACCTGCATTTGGCACTTATCAAGGGTGAAATTACCGCAGACAGCGTGATCTTGGTTCGGGTGCATCTGGAAAATGAATTGTGTGATTTATTGTCCTTGAATGAGCCGGGTTGCGGTTGGCCGTTGCGCAGTGCAATGCAACACATTGAGGAAACCGGCAGCGGTGTTATTGTGATTTTACGCAACGTGAACCAAACACAAGATGTGCTTGAACAGTTGAAAGGGTTTGAATCTCGCCCTGTTGTGCAAGACAATAGCCCCTCTTCGCCAGCCGAACTGAAAACTTATGGTATTGGTGCGCAAATCTTATCCGATATTGGCGTGCGCCGGATGCGGGTAATGAGTGCACCGAAGCGTTTCCATGGAATCGCGGGTTTCGGTCTGGAAATTGTTGAATATGTTCATGATTGATTGGGAATAGCTATGGGCTGCAATATTATCGAAGGTGATTTCGCACCGCAGGAAGCAAAATACGGCATCGTCGTTGCGCGTTTTAACAGCTTTATCGTTGAAAGTCTGTTGTCGGGCGCGATTGATGCGTTAAAGCGTCACGGTGGCGTGGCAGAGGAAATGATTGATGTGGTGCGTGTGCCGGGTGCTTATGAGCTACCGTTAGTCGCACAAGCAATGGCGGCCAATGGTGATTATGATGCCATTATTGCCTTGGGTGCAGTGATTCGTGGCAGCACCCCGCATTTTGATTTTGTCGCAGGTGAAGCTTCCAAAGGGCTGGCAAGCGTGGGCATGAGCCATGAATTGCCGGTAATTTTCGGTGTGCTGACCACAGACACCATTGAGCAGGCAGTGGAACGCGCTGGTACAAAAGCAGGCAATAAAGGCGCAGAAGCCGCCTTGTCAGCGATTGAAATGGTTTCATTGC containing:
- the ribBA gene encoding bifunctional 3,4-dihydroxy-2-butanone-4-phosphate synthase/GTP cyclohydrolase II, which encodes MQFNTTEEILEDLAAGKMVVIVDDEDRENEGDLLMVASLTRPEDINFMVKEGRGLVCLTLTRERCKQLNLPLMISATDEEHRTNFTVSIEAAEGVTTGISAYDRAHTIRTAVAPNAVPQDIEQPGHIFPLMAQPGGVLTRAGHTEAGCDLARLAGFEPAATIVEILNEDGTMARRPDLEVFAQKHGLKMGTIEDLIRYRVQNEKTVERVFEREVQTDFGQFHLVAFQEFAKRDLHLALIKGEITADSVILVRVHLENELCDLLSLNEPGCGWPLRSAMQHIEETGSGVIVILRNVNQTQDVLEQLKGFESRPVVQDNSPSSPAELKTYGIGAQILSDIGVRRMRVMSAPKRFHGIAGFGLEIVEYVHD
- the ribH gene encoding 6,7-dimethyl-8-ribityllumazine synthase, encoding MGCNIIEGDFAPQEAKYGIVVARFNSFIVESLLSGAIDALKRHGGVAEEMIDVVRVPGAYELPLVAQAMAANGDYDAIIALGAVIRGSTPHFDFVAGEASKGLASVGMSHELPVIFGVLTTDTIEQAVERAGTKAGNKGAEAALSAIEMVSLLRKIRK